Proteins encoded by one window of Aphis gossypii isolate Hap1 chromosome X, ASM2018417v2, whole genome shotgun sequence:
- the LOC114126328 gene encoding uncharacterized protein LOC114126328, which yields MNITDLKEKIQILKTELLELRENVSLKMSQQLLLRDGMATNYQRMMEECDVYEKELEKIRSENARYKFAEQCLKNKVIELTGCKFAKSSTDSDKDNAVATLQLEVCSNQLLAELKTFRERVEEVSGDLARARDRLAKASVREECLKLCADHLTVLAETDRTRRDCEETKLRTMAERLSAELGDAQCDLDRSRAVVEEMSDVVAGHKPAPVTCSVGGLREDNYRLHAELDASAAVEAELRAVVARLETAICANGV from the exons atgaatattactgatctgaaagaaaaaatacaaattttgaagACCGAACTGCTGGAGCTCCGGGAGAACGTTAGTTTGAAGATGAGTCAACAATTGTTGTTGCGCGATGGTATGGCGACTAATTACCAGCGAATGATGGAAGAATGTGATGTGTACGAGAAGGAATTGGAAAAGATTCGTTCGGAAAATGCACGTTACAAGTTTGCTGAACAGTGTCTGAAGAATAAGGTCATTGAATTAACCGGTTGCAAGTTCGCAAAGAGTTCGACCGACTCCGACAAAGACAATGCTGTAGCAACTTTACAATTGGAA GTGTGTAGTAACCAACTGTTGGCCGAGTTGAAGACGTTCAGGGAGCGGGTCGAGGAGGTGTCCGGAGACTTGGCTCGCGCCAGAGACCGGCTGGCCAAGGCGTCGGTACGGGAAGAATGTTTGAAGCTGTGCGCGGACCACTTGACGGTGCTCGCCGAGACGGACCGGACAAGGCGGGACTGCGAAGAGACGAAGTTGCGGACGATGGCCGAACGACTGTCGGCCGAGCTGGGTGACGCGCAGTGCGATCTTGACCGGTCGCGAGCCGTCGTGGAAGAGATGTCGGACGTGGTGGCGGGACACAAACCGGCGCCGGTCACATGCTCCGTCGGTGGGCTGCGCGAGGACAACTACCGGTTGCACGCCGAATTGGACGCCAGCGCCGCGGTGGAGGCCGAGTTGCGCGCCGTGGTGGCCCGGCTGGAGACGGCCATATGCGCAAATGGTGTTTGA